In one Streptomyces venezuelae genomic region, the following are encoded:
- a CDS encoding MMPL family transporter: MIRKLTSFSTRHRWLTVIVWTVLGAALSVVGNSMMYDVTDSQAGDFLPKKYDSAVALRIAEEDFGTKPDPNALTVLVARDDGGKLTPADQRRIAGTAADLGRERVTAPEPEPLMKDHSQTPRVSPGAVSPDKSFRLLTVSLDGNPTDPGLQDVYKKFRDRAEKEFATADLRVGFTGGIASTVDDMDAEETTGKVVSTLTMGLIVLLNVLVFRSLAAAFVPLIAVALIGGVASGAVVGAAKLFAIDLDSSTPSLIGVVLLGIGIDYFLFLMFRFREQLRNHPEQNARAAAAETTGRVGGAITSAALTIVAAFATLGLASFGQFRVLGPAIAISVLVMLLASLTLMPALLAVFGRGMFWPARAWKKQHTGGIAARLGDAVSSRPLRHAVGSLVLLGALGAGAVGIKMSYDQQGAHETAAVRTAEQISRSLPAGVSDPHSVYVRSTNGAAIEPGSLTEMTRSLTKAEGVGEVGKPVLNKDRTAARVDLFLSVESDTQKARDLVSGPVRETAARTAPEGTKAYVTGTAAVFADISTAVEKDLRLVFPVAALLIAVILFLLLRSLLAPVVLMIAVGLGFVATLGASTLLFQHGLDRPGVSFTLPLVLFLFVVALGTDYNILITDRIREEMAKPVSARQAVAQAVRHTAPAIATAGIVLAGSFASLAASPATQEIGFATGLGIILSSLVLSLVLVPALATMLGRGLWWPRRPRRTPEHDYQEHHQHHQPSVDQQPQYAAAPADHQQQYAAPARFAQHDQQGRR; the protein is encoded by the coding sequence ATGATCCGCAAGCTGACCTCTTTCTCCACCCGGCACCGATGGCTGACCGTCATCGTGTGGACCGTCCTCGGGGCGGCGCTGTCCGTCGTGGGGAATTCGATGATGTACGACGTCACCGATTCCCAGGCCGGGGATTTCCTGCCCAAGAAGTACGACTCGGCCGTGGCGCTGCGCATAGCGGAGGAGGATTTTGGTACCAAGCCGGACCCCAACGCGCTGACCGTGCTCGTCGCCAGGGACGACGGCGGGAAGCTCACGCCGGCCGACCAGCGGCGGATCGCCGGCACCGCGGCCGACCTGGGCCGGGAGCGGGTGACCGCGCCCGAGCCCGAGCCGCTGATGAAGGATCACTCGCAGACCCCGCGGGTTTCCCCGGGCGCCGTGTCCCCGGACAAGAGTTTCCGGCTCCTGACGGTGTCGCTCGACGGAAATCCGACCGACCCCGGTCTGCAGGACGTCTACAAGAAATTCCGCGACCGTGCGGAGAAGGAATTCGCGACGGCGGATCTGCGCGTCGGTTTCACCGGTGGAATCGCCTCCACCGTCGATGACATGGACGCCGAGGAAACCACCGGGAAAGTCGTGTCCACGCTGACGATGGGCCTCATCGTCCTGCTGAACGTCCTGGTGTTCCGCAGCCTGGCGGCCGCATTCGTGCCCCTGATCGCGGTGGCCCTCATCGGCGGTGTCGCCTCGGGAGCCGTCGTCGGTGCGGCGAAACTCTTCGCCATCGACCTCGACTCGTCCACTCCCTCCCTGATCGGTGTCGTACTCCTGGGAATCGGGATCGACTACTTCCTCTTCCTGATGTTCCGGTTCCGGGAGCAACTGCGGAACCACCCCGAGCAGAACGCGCGGGCCGCCGCGGCCGAGACGACCGGACGGGTGGGCGGCGCGATCACGTCCGCGGCCCTGACGATCGTGGCGGCCTTCGCGACGCTGGGCCTCGCGAGCTTCGGCCAGTTCCGGGTCCTCGGCCCCGCCATCGCGATCTCCGTACTGGTGATGCTCCTCGCGAGCCTCACCCTCATGCCCGCGCTCCTCGCCGTGTTCGGACGCGGCATGTTCTGGCCCGCACGCGCCTGGAAGAAGCAGCACACCGGCGGGATCGCCGCCCGCCTCGGCGACGCGGTGAGCAGCCGTCCGCTGCGCCACGCCGTCGGCAGCCTGGTGCTGCTCGGCGCGCTCGGTGCCGGCGCGGTCGGCATCAAGATGAGTTACGACCAGCAGGGAGCGCACGAGACCGCCGCCGTCAGGACCGCCGAACAGATCTCCCGCAGCCTCCCCGCCGGAGTCTCCGACCCGCACAGTGTCTACGTACGGAGCACGAACGGTGCCGCCATCGAGCCCGGTTCACTCACCGAGATGACCCGTTCCCTCACCAAGGCCGAGGGCGTCGGCGAGGTCGGCAAGCCGGTGCTCAACAAGGACCGCACCGCCGCGCGCGTCGATCTGTTCCTGAGCGTCGAGTCCGACACGCAGAAGGCCCGCGACCTGGTCTCCGGGCCGGTCAGGGAGACGGCGGCGCGCACGGCCCCCGAGGGCACCAAGGCGTACGTCACGGGAACGGCGGCCGTCTTCGCCGACATCTCGACGGCCGTGGAGAAGGACCTGCGCCTCGTGTTCCCGGTCGCGGCCCTGCTGATCGCCGTCATCCTCTTCCTGCTGCTGCGCTCCCTGCTCGCGCCGGTCGTCCTGATGATCGCCGTCGGGCTCGGGTTCGTGGCCACGCTCGGCGCGAGCACGCTGCTCTTCCAGCACGGACTCGACCGGCCCGGGGTGTCGTTCACGCTGCCGCTCGTGCTGTTCCTCTTCGTCGTCGCCCTCGGCACCGACTACAACATCCTGATCACCGACCGGATCAGGGAGGAGATGGCGAAGCCGGTCTCGGCCCGGCAGGCGGTGGCGCAGGCCGTACGGCACACCGCGCCCGCCATCGCCACGGCCGGCATCGTGCTCGCCGGGTCCTTCGCCAGCCTCGCCGCGAGCCCCGCGACGCAGGAGATCGGCTTCGCCACGGGCCTCGGCATCATCCTCTCCTCGCTCGTGCTCTCCCTCGTCCTGGTCCCCGCGCTGGCCACGATGCTCGGCCGCGGACTGTGGTGGCCCCGCAGGCCGCGCCGGACGCCGGAGCACGACTACCAGGAGCACCACCAGCACCACCAGCCCTCCGTAGACCAGCAGCCGCAGTACGCAGCCGCCCCGGCAGACCACCAGCAGCAGTACGCGGCCCCGGCGCGTTTCGCCCAGCACGATCAGCAAGGACGCAGATGA
- the mgt gene encoding macrolide-inactivating glycosyltransferase produces MTSSRPAHIAMFSIAAHGHVNPSLEVIRELVARGHRATYAVPHAFAEKVAETGAEPRPYITTLPSPDADPEAWGTELIDNIEPFLTDAITVLPELARAYEGDEPDLVLHDITSYPARVLARRWGVPEISLSPNLVAWDGYEEEVAEPMYAELKKTERGKAYYARFRAWLAENGVTQHPDPFVGRPPRSLVLIPKALQPHADRVDESVHTFVGACQGDRAAQGEWERPADAEKVLLVSLGSAFTKQPGFYRACAEAFGGLPGWHVVLQVGRHVDPAELGELPGNVEVHPWVPQLAILKKADAFITHAGAGGSQEGLATATPMVAVPQAVDQFGNADMLQGLGVARHLPMEDATAEALREAVLALVDDPEVARRLGEIKDAMAAEGGTKQAADLIEAELPKR; encoded by the coding sequence ATGACCTCATCCCGGCCCGCCCACATCGCCATGTTCTCGATCGCCGCCCACGGGCACGTCAACCCGAGCCTCGAAGTGATCCGTGAGCTGGTCGCACGCGGTCACCGCGCCACGTACGCCGTTCCGCACGCCTTCGCGGAGAAGGTCGCCGAGACCGGCGCCGAGCCGCGGCCCTACATCACGACGCTGCCTTCCCCGGACGCCGACCCGGAGGCGTGGGGCACCGAGCTGATCGACAACATCGAACCGTTCCTCACCGACGCGATCACCGTCCTGCCCGAGCTGGCCCGCGCCTATGAGGGCGACGAGCCCGACCTCGTCCTGCACGACATCACCTCCTATCCGGCCCGCGTCCTCGCCCGCCGCTGGGGCGTCCCCGAGATCTCGCTCTCGCCGAACCTCGTCGCCTGGGACGGTTACGAGGAGGAGGTCGCCGAGCCGATGTACGCGGAGCTGAAGAAGACCGAACGCGGCAAGGCGTACTACGCGCGCTTCCGCGCGTGGCTGGCGGAGAACGGCGTCACCCAGCACCCCGACCCCTTCGTCGGCCGCCCGCCGCGCTCACTCGTGCTGATCCCGAAGGCGCTGCAGCCGCACGCCGACCGGGTCGACGAGAGCGTGCACACGTTCGTCGGCGCCTGCCAGGGCGACCGGGCGGCGCAGGGGGAGTGGGAGCGGCCCGCCGACGCCGAGAAGGTGCTGCTCGTCTCGCTCGGCTCGGCCTTCACCAAGCAGCCCGGTTTCTACCGCGCGTGTGCCGAGGCCTTCGGCGGCCTGCCCGGATGGCACGTGGTGCTCCAGGTCGGCCGGCACGTCGACCCGGCCGAGCTCGGCGAGCTGCCGGGGAACGTGGAGGTGCACCCGTGGGTTCCGCAGCTCGCGATCCTCAAGAAGGCGGACGCGTTCATCACGCACGCCGGCGCGGGTGGCAGCCAGGAAGGGCTCGCCACCGCGACACCGATGGTGGCCGTGCCGCAGGCCGTCGACCAGTTCGGCAACGCCGACATGCTCCAAGGGCTCGGCGTGGCCCGGCACCTCCCGATGGAGGACGCCACCGCCGAGGCGTTGCGTGAGGCCGTCCTCGCGCTGGTGGACGACCCCGAGGTGGCCCGTAGGCTCGGGGAGATCAAGGACGCGATGGCCGCGGAGGGCGGTACGAAGCAGGCGGCGGACCTCATCGAGGCGGAACTGCCGAAGCGCTGA
- a CDS encoding response regulator, translated as MTSATPPERITVLIADDQPLVRRGLSLILRSDPAIEVVGEVDDGAQAIAAAHELRPDVVLMDIRMPVLDGVRATERLSAELPRCRVLALSTFDMDEHVVGALRAGASGFLPKDVSPEELVAALRTVHRGEAVVAPRLLTRLLATFVSPAPVPAPPGADLSRLTPREVEVLRLIAAGLDNTEIAHRMAIGVQTVKNHATGIFAKLGVRDRAQAVIAAYESGLVRAGQPGAGL; from the coding sequence ATGACCTCTGCCACCCCGCCCGAGCGGATCACCGTGCTCATCGCCGACGACCAGCCCCTCGTACGCCGTGGTCTCTCCCTCATCCTGCGCTCGGACCCCGCCATCGAGGTCGTCGGCGAGGTGGACGACGGAGCGCAGGCCATCGCCGCGGCCCACGAACTCCGCCCGGACGTCGTCCTGATGGACATCCGCATGCCGGTGCTCGACGGGGTGCGGGCCACCGAGCGTCTGAGCGCCGAGCTGCCCCGGTGCCGGGTCCTCGCGCTCAGCACCTTCGACATGGACGAGCACGTGGTCGGCGCCCTGCGGGCGGGCGCATCGGGGTTCCTACCCAAGGACGTCTCGCCGGAGGAACTGGTCGCCGCGCTGCGCACCGTCCACCGCGGCGAGGCCGTCGTCGCCCCGCGGCTCCTCACCCGGCTGCTCGCCACGTTCGTGTCCCCGGCACCGGTACCGGCCCCACCCGGCGCGGACCTCTCCCGGCTCACACCGCGCGAGGTGGAGGTGCTGCGCCTGATCGCCGCGGGTCTCGACAACACCGAGATCGCGCACCGGATGGCGATCGGCGTCCAGACCGTGAAGAACCACGCCACCGGCATCTTCGCCAAGCTCGGCGTCCGCGACCGCGCGCAGGCGGTCATCGCGGCGTACGAGTCGGGGCTCGTCCGGGCGGGACAGCCCGGCGCGGGGCTGTAA
- a CDS encoding alpha/beta hydrolase: MNTAPRTTNPRTALLAVAATLALAAGVTGCAKATVPADTAAYTTTLKGLDRYYQQRLDWGPCKDPELTKTGTRCAKVVVPLDYTAPKGPTLSLTVSRMKATGSERERRGIIQTNPGGPGGHGLGMPAQLRAKMTPRVAAAYDVIGMDTRGLGESSPLDCGLDGMSWFRGVGFDRASFDRVAKKSVDDARKCGEKYGDRLAHYSTRNIARDVDVIRGALGERKTSWFGQSYGTYLGAVYANMFPGKVDRLVLDSAMNPSDYGLKMFQAMGPANEKALDDVARWAAPRDAEYHLGKTPAAVRATVEGLVRRAAQRPIEIGGDRLDHESLPLILYVLGTDDVDNAEYTRTLRLLVDAAAGRSVEPSERLAGLLGAMFRTDETGTARDYASTLAVLCADSTVPGNAEWYRKAIEKARPKQPVFGPFHNAPMPCGWWRTKPSESPTKISSDLPVLQIQATGDTRTTYEQGLGMHKAMRGSKLVTVPARTHAVFTGYSNACADKAVNDYLLTGKLPSEDYTCGT; this comes from the coding sequence ATGAACACCGCACCCCGCACCACCAACCCCCGTACCGCCCTGCTCGCCGTCGCCGCCACCCTCGCCCTGGCCGCCGGGGTGACCGGCTGCGCGAAGGCGACCGTGCCGGCCGACACCGCCGCGTACACGACCACCCTGAAGGGACTCGACCGCTACTACCAGCAGCGCCTCGACTGGGGCCCGTGCAAGGACCCCGAGCTGACCAAGACCGGCACGCGGTGCGCGAAGGTCGTCGTCCCGCTCGACTACACCGCGCCGAAGGGTCCCACCCTCTCCCTCACCGTCTCGCGCATGAAGGCGACGGGTTCGGAACGTGAGCGACGCGGCATCATCCAGACCAACCCCGGCGGGCCCGGTGGCCACGGGCTCGGGATGCCCGCGCAGCTGCGGGCCAAGATGACGCCGCGCGTGGCTGCCGCGTACGACGTCATCGGCATGGACACCCGCGGCCTCGGCGAGAGTTCACCGCTCGACTGCGGTCTCGACGGCATGTCCTGGTTCCGGGGGGTGGGCTTCGACCGTGCCTCGTTCGACCGGGTGGCGAAGAAGTCGGTGGACGACGCGCGCAAGTGCGGCGAGAAGTACGGTGACCGGCTCGCCCACTACTCGACGCGCAACATCGCACGGGACGTGGACGTCATACGCGGCGCGCTCGGCGAGCGGAAGACGTCCTGGTTCGGCCAGTCGTACGGAACCTATCTGGGCGCGGTCTACGCGAACATGTTCCCCGGCAAGGTGGACCGGCTCGTCCTCGACAGCGCCATGAACCCCAGCGACTACGGCCTCAAGATGTTCCAGGCCATGGGCCCGGCCAACGAGAAGGCGCTCGACGACGTGGCGCGGTGGGCCGCGCCGCGTGACGCCGAGTACCACCTGGGGAAGACGCCCGCCGCCGTGCGGGCCACGGTGGAAGGGCTGGTCCGCCGGGCCGCGCAGCGGCCGATCGAGATCGGCGGTGACCGGCTCGACCACGAGTCGCTGCCGCTCATCCTCTATGTCCTCGGTACGGACGACGTCGACAACGCCGAGTACACGCGCACGCTGCGGCTGCTCGTCGACGCCGCGGCCGGCCGCTCCGTCGAGCCGTCGGAGCGTCTTGCCGGGCTCCTCGGCGCCATGTTCCGCACGGACGAGACGGGCACCGCCAGGGACTACGCCTCCACCCTGGCCGTCCTGTGCGCCGACAGCACCGTGCCGGGCAACGCCGAATGGTACCGCAAGGCCATCGAGAAGGCCCGGCCGAAGCAGCCCGTGTTCGGTCCCTTCCACAACGCGCCGATGCCGTGCGGCTGGTGGAGGACGAAGCCGAGCGAGTCGCCCACCAAGATCTCCAGCGACCTGCCCGTGCTCCAGATCCAGGCCACGGGGGACACCCGCACCACGTACGAGCAGGGCCTCGGCATGCACAAGGCGATGCGCGGTTCGAAGCTGGTGACCGTCCCGGCCCGCACCCACGCGGTGTTCACCGGCTACTCCAACGCCTGCGCCGACAAGGCGGTCAACGACTACCTGTTGACCGGGAAGCTGCCGTCCGAGGACTACACCTGCGGGACGTGA
- a CDS encoding sensor histidine kinase, with translation MARDFFPPVPPTRGVRPTPGDVVVAGLAVTLDLLAYLVPGEEGPGAPVTVLGVLLIVVSVIPLLFRRHHPVPALGAALAVQMAVNLGLAVEPGDPVSNTYGAAVTVGLYTVARYCGRWPVVLGVVATAPVQLARHWQNDVPFLGMGITDLMVTPCLIVGIALAVRQWQHQLNINRTLLADRAVTEERRRIARELHDIVAHHITTMYLMSGGARSTMDRDPETAREALVTLEDSGRTALHEMRQLLGVLRSTETAEEAPSEPQPGVHDIERLVADSAAAGLPTEFHVTGRARPLPMTVGLTLYRIVQEALTNARKHAGPARATVRIGYLPDRVTVEVTDDGAGGGDPGTARSGGGYGLLGMRERIALHDGSLHVGNRPEGGFAVTAEVPLPADTHDEQEQHVQYVQHTMDETHETHEKDGTPR, from the coding sequence ATGGCCCGTGACTTCTTCCCGCCGGTACCGCCCACGCGCGGGGTGCGGCCGACGCCGGGGGATGTGGTGGTCGCCGGCCTCGCCGTGACGCTCGACCTGCTGGCCTATCTCGTCCCGGGCGAGGAGGGTCCCGGCGCACCGGTCACCGTGCTCGGCGTCCTGCTCATCGTCGTCTCCGTGATCCCGCTCCTCTTCAGGCGCCACCATCCCGTGCCGGCCCTCGGCGCGGCCCTCGCCGTGCAGATGGCCGTCAATCTGGGGCTCGCCGTCGAACCGGGCGACCCGGTGTCGAACACGTACGGCGCCGCCGTCACGGTCGGGCTCTACACCGTGGCCAGGTACTGCGGGCGATGGCCCGTGGTGCTGGGGGTCGTCGCCACCGCGCCGGTGCAGCTCGCGCGGCACTGGCAGAACGACGTGCCCTTCCTGGGCATGGGCATCACCGACCTGATGGTGACGCCCTGCCTCATCGTCGGCATCGCCCTGGCCGTGCGGCAGTGGCAGCACCAGCTGAACATCAACCGCACGCTGCTGGCCGACCGCGCGGTGACGGAGGAGCGGCGCCGCATCGCACGGGAACTCCATGACATCGTCGCCCACCACATCACCACCATGTACCTGATGTCCGGCGGCGCCAGGTCGACCATGGACCGCGATCCGGAGACGGCCCGCGAGGCGCTGGTGACCCTGGAGGACTCCGGCCGCACGGCCCTGCACGAGATGCGGCAGCTCCTCGGCGTCCTGCGCAGCACCGAGACGGCGGAGGAGGCCCCGTCCGAACCGCAGCCCGGCGTGCACGACATCGAGCGGCTCGTTGCCGACTCGGCCGCCGCGGGTCTACCGACCGAATTCCACGTCACCGGGCGGGCCCGGCCGCTGCCGATGACCGTCGGCCTCACCCTCTACCGCATCGTCCAGGAGGCGTTGACCAACGCCCGCAAGCACGCGGGGCCCGCCCGCGCGACGGTGCGGATCGGCTACCTCCCCGACCGGGTGACCGTCGAGGTGACCGACGACGGCGCCGGCGGCGGGGACCCGGGCACGGCCCGCTCCGGCGGCGGATACGGTCTCCTCGGCATGCGGGAACGCATCGCTCTGCACGACGGTTCCCTGCACGTCGGCAATCGCCCGGAGGGCGGCTTCGCGGTGACCGCGGAAGTGCCGCTGCCCGCGGACACGCACGACGAGCAGGAGCAGCACGTTCAGTACGTGCAGCACACGATGGACGAGACGCACGAGACGCACGAGAAGGACGGGACGCCCCGATGA
- a CDS encoding MarR family winged helix-turn-helix transcriptional regulator, giving the protein MTAFARRARATAARMHPELSLVSFTLLSHLEHQGGCRATDLAAHYTLDKSTISRQVGALEKVGLVERRPDPADQRVHVLHLTERGDEVLAQVGEARRVAFRGRLAGWSGEDLERFAGYLLRYNEAVDGGEGLA; this is encoded by the coding sequence ATGACCGCGTTCGCCCGGCGGGCGCGCGCCACCGCCGCACGCATGCACCCCGAGCTCTCGCTCGTGTCCTTCACCCTGCTCAGCCACCTCGAGCACCAGGGCGGCTGCCGCGCCACCGATCTGGCCGCGCACTACACGCTCGACAAGTCGACGATCAGCCGGCAGGTCGGGGCGCTGGAGAAGGTCGGGCTCGTCGAGCGGCGGCCCGACCCGGCCGATCAGCGGGTGCACGTGCTGCACCTCACCGAGCGGGGCGACGAGGTCCTCGCGCAGGTCGGCGAGGCGCGGCGGGTCGCCTTCCGGGGGCGGCTCGCGGGGTGGAGCGGGGAGGACCTGGAGCGGTTCGCCGGCTATCTGCTCCGTTACAACGAGGCGGTTGATGGCGGCGAGGGTCTGGCGTAG